In a single window of the Bacillus mycoides genome:
- a CDS encoding metal-sulfur cluster assembly factor — MSQQAFEEKLYANLEAVIDPELGVDIINLGLVYDVTADENNNAVITMTMTSIGCPMAGQIVSDVKKVLSTNVPEVNEIEVNVVWNPPWTKERMSRMAKIALGIRD, encoded by the coding sequence ATGTCACAACAAGCATTTGAAGAAAAGTTATATGCAAACTTAGAAGCTGTTATTGACCCTGAGCTAGGTGTTGATATTATCAATCTCGGATTAGTTTATGACGTTACAGCGGATGAAAATAATAATGCTGTCATTACAATGACGATGACTTCTATCGGTTGTCCAATGGCTGGCCAAATCGTATCAGACGTTAAAAAAGTATTATCAACGAACGTACCTGAAGTAAATGAAATAGAAGTAAACGTTGTATGGAATCCGCCATGGACAAAAGAACGTATGTCGCGTATGGCGAAAATCGCATTAGGTATTCGTGACTAA